One region of Podospora bellae-mahoneyi strain CBS 112042 chromosome 1 map unlocalized CBS112042p_1.2, whole genome shotgun sequence genomic DNA includes:
- a CDS encoding uncharacterized protein (COG:O; EggNog:ENOG503NVKC), producing the protein MMSAQLQQQQSAADGAAPPALGNQSLGSDELPPVRNRASESKSPYVFLHADTPVAWQPMSEETLARAKAENKPIYMHIGFLADYLCHITTRDTFHNPTVAAFLNEHFVPIIVDREERPDLDAIYQNYSVAVNSISGWPLHLFFTPDLEPFFANAYLPAPGTVGEDGEACDLLTILQSNHRLWVEKEQKCREEAAKELEGLEKFVQEGALPLARAPNATATSDSDIEVDLDHVELAVSRIAKLFDPVHGGFGQPGEPKFPNPARLSFLLRLRECPDTVRDVIGGEEDVERATKMALQTLSKMKNSGLRDHIGEGFMRMSSTSDWNMPHFEKMVGDNALLLGVYLDAWLGNRKGTQLTNQDEFADVVLGLADYLISPEIQQENGGFISSEAAYSYYRKGEQHMTNGTFYLWTHREFDEVLGPEASNIAAAYWNVQEDGNVPQERDPSDEFLNQNILSAGNGVHELSTQHGLPVEEIHRIIASSKKKLLAHRDKERVRPPRDTKIIAGVNGMVISALSRSQAAAEAAGHSKSAEYIKRAEKAAQFIFDNLWLNDINTEGPNGGQHKVLHRYWNNGPSETLAFADDYAFLIEGLLDLYEATLSKRWLNWAQDLQDAQNRLFYDSPSAVNGTPSRRAAGSGGFYSTELQTISSNIPRLKSAMDILIPSVNAVSASNLYRLGSIFAEPRYTQIALETIKAFDPELMEHHWIHQSLLANVITAKLGVEEVRIENQDLAQSQLAELRLRARGRARVLVEAK; encoded by the exons ATGATGAGCGcacagctccagcagcagcaatcgGCGGCAGACGGAGCCGCCCCGCCAGCGTTAGGAAACCAGTCGCTGGGCTCCGATGAACTCCCACCTGTACGGAACCGCGCCTCAGAAAGCAAGAGCCCATATGTTTTCCTTCATGCCGACACACCTGTAGCTTGGCAACCCATGAGCGAGGAAACTCTGGCCCGAGCCAAGGCCGAAAATAAACCCATCTACATGCATATTGGATTTCTGGCTGATTACC TTTGCCACATAACAACCCGGGACACATTTCACAATCCCACAGTTgccgccttcctcaacgAGCACTTTGTCCCGATCATCGTGGACCGGGAGGAGCGACCAGACCTCGATGCAATATACCAAAACTACAGCGTTGCTGTCAACAGCATCAGTGGCTGGCCGTTACACCTATTTTTCACTCCCGATCTCGAGCCCTTCTTCGCGAATGCCTATTTACCTGCGCCTGGTActgttggggaggatggggaggcaTGCGACCTGCTCACCATTTTGCAAAGTAATCATCGACTGTGGGTCGAGAAGGAGCAAAAGTGCCGGGAGGAGGCTGCGAAGGAGCTCGAAGGCCTAGAAAAGTTTGTTCAGGAAGGTGCTTTGCCACTTGCTCGCGCTCCCAACGCCACAGCAACGTCCGATTCGGATATTGAGGTGGACCTGGACCACGTTGAGCTTGCTGTAAGCCGTATAGCAAAACTTTTCGATCCTGTGCATGGCGGTTTTGGCCAGCCTGGGGAGCCAAAGTTTCCTAACCCGGCGCGGCTGTCCTTCTTGCTCCGGCTCAGAGAATGTCCTGATACAGTACGTGATGTCattggaggagaggaggatgttgagagGGCGACAAAGATGGCGCTTCAGACGTTGAGCAAGATGAAGAACAGTGGTTTAAGAGACCACATCGGTGAAGGGTTCATGCGGATGAGTTCCACCAGCGACTGGAACATGCCCCATtttgagaagatggtgggcgATAACGCCCTACTGTTGGGGGTTTATCTTGACGCCTGGCTTGGAAACAGAAAAGGAACACAACTGACCAACCAAGACGAGTTCGCCGATGTTGTGTTGGGTCTGGCCGACTACCTGATCAGTCCCGAAATTCAGCAAGAAAATGGGGGCTTTATTTCAAGCGAGGCGGCGTACTCATACTATCGCAAGGGCGAACAGCACATGACAAACGGGACATTTTACCTCTGGACTCATAGGGAGTTTGACGAGGTTCTGGGACCAGAAGCCAGCAATATCGCTGCTGCATATTGGAATGTACAAGAGGATGGCAATGTACCCCAAGAGCGGGATCCCTCCGATGAGTTTCTTAACCAAAACATTCTTTCCGCCGGTAACGGTGTTCATGAGCTCTCGACTCAACATGGTCTTCCGGTTGAGGAGATACATCGGATCATTGCATCTTCAAAGAAGAAGTTGCTTGCTCATAGGGACAAGGAACGCGTACGACCACCCAGAGATACGAAAATCATTGCTGGAGTCAACGGCATGGTCATCTCAGCACTATCCCGGTCACaagcggcggcggaggctgcTGGCCATTCCAAAAGTGCGGAGTATATCAAACGCGCTGAAAAGGCAGCCCAGTTTATCTTTGACAATTTGTGGTTAAATGATATCAACACCGAAGGTCCAAACGGTGGGCAGCATAAAGTACTGCACCGCTACTGGAACAATGGGCCGAGCGAGACGCTTGCTTTTGCTGATGATTATGCCTTTTTGATTGAGGGTCTTTTGGATCTGTACGAAGCAACACTCAGTAAGCGGTGGCTAAATTGGGCCCAGGATCTTCAAG ATGCACAAAACCGGCTATTTTATGACTCGCCATCCGCAGTGAACGGTACCCCAAGCCGACGAGCCGCTGGCTCTGGCGGTTTCTATTCAACTGAGCTGCAGaccatcagcagcaacatcccACGCCTGAAGAGTGCCATGGACATTCTGATCCCCTCGGTCAACGCCGTCTCGGCCTCCAACCTCTACAGACTGGGCTCCATCTTTGCGGAACCGCGCTATACGCAGATTGCGTTAGAAACGATCAAGGCTTTCGACCCCGAGCTCATGGAGCATCACTGGATACACCAGAGCCTACTGGCAAATGTCATAACAGCGAAACTGGGAGTGGAAGAGGTCCGGATAGAGAATCAAGACCTTGCTCAATCACAGCTGGCTGAGCTACGCTTGAGAGCGAGAGGTCGCGCAAGGGTTCTTGTCGAGGCTAAATAG
- a CDS encoding uncharacterized protein (EggNog:ENOG503P4TJ; COG:S) translates to MKSSAMLAACGAILAAASPILQERRLIVHSKVVIEWVTVTVTEGEQPTPAVFSVARRPAQRTTTTTIATTTSAAPPPPPPPPPAPSTSAAPEPVVVVEPAPEPEPAAQAPPVVEAPAPVVESPAPVVEAPAPVVEAPAPAVSTQAPASAPSPAPAPVKVEASSDYQKAVLESHNVHRFNHSAGALEWGQQYADSAKVLAQRCKFEHDTSINGGGYGQNLAMWAASANVDKVDPAAAAARAISNGWYNDELELFPASEYGRANPSAQAQATFSKWGHFTQLVWKDSKQVGCFTARCPVGTLVSNMESLYTVCNYFPVGNMGGAYGKNVLPPLGQPISIAA, encoded by the exons ATGAAGTCCTCAGCGATGCTCGCCGCCTGCGGCGCTATTCTGGCTGCTGCCAGCCCCATCCTCCAGGAGCGTCGCCTTATTGTTCACAGTAAGGTCGTCATTGAATGGGTTACCGTCACTGTCACCGAAGGCGAGCAGCCCACTCCGGCTGTGTTCAGCGTGGCTCGTCGCCCCGCTCAGCGCACCACTACTACTACCATCGCGACCACCACGTCTgccgccccccccccgccgcctcctccccctccggctCCCAGCACGAGCGCTGCTCCTGAgccggttgttgttgttgagcctgCTCCGGAGCCTGAGCCTGCTGCACAGGCCCCTCCCGTTGTGGAAGCCCCTGCCCCCGTGGTTGAGTCCCCGGCCCCCGTCGTCGAGGCTCCTGCTCCCGTCGTTGAAGCCCCCGCCCCTGCCGTGTCTACTCAAGCCCCCGCTTCGGCCCCATCTCCGGCCCCAGCTCCAGTGAAGGTCGAGGCCTCCAGTGACTATCAGAAGGCTGTTCTTGAGAGCCACAATGTGCACCGTTTTAACCACTCCGCTGGTGCTCTCGAGTGGGGACAGCAGTATGCCGACTCTGCCAAGGTTCTTGCCCAACGTTGCAAATTTGAGCACGACAC GAGCATCAACGGTGGTGGCTACGGCCAAAATCTTGCCATGTGGGCCGCATCTGCTAATGTTGACAAAGTCGacccagctgctgctgctgctcgcgCCATCTCTAACGGCTGGTACAATGACGAGCTTGAGCTTTTCCCTGCCAGCGAATATGGCCGTGCCAACCCTAGCGCCCAGGCTCAAGCCACCTTCTCCAAGTGGGGGCACTTCACCCAGCTTGTCTGGAAGGACTCCAAACAGGTTGGCTGCTTCACCGCTCGCTGCCCTGTCGGCACGCTTGTCTCCAACATGGAGTCTCTGTACACTGTCTGCAATTATTTCCCTGTTG GAAACATGGGCGGAGCTTACGGCAAGAATGTGCTGCCTCCCCTTGGCCAGCCTATCTCCATCGCCGCTTAA